The sequence cggggtgccgggtcggggtcggggtgacgtgtcggtgtcggggtcggggtgtcgggtcaggctcggggtcggggtgtcggggtcggggtcggggtctcggggtcggggtgtcgggggtgtcgtgtcgggggtcggggtgtcgtgtcggtgtcggggtgccgtgtcggtgtcggggtgccgtgtcggggtcggggtgctgtttcgaggtcggggggtcggggtgtcgtgtcggggtcagggggttagggggtcggggggtcggggtgtcgtgtcggggtcagggggttagggggtcgggtgtcggggtggagtcggggtgtggtgtcggggttggggggtcagggggtcttctcattcttctactacttctacttcttctcattcttctacttcttctcatcccccgtcttcttcttcttcttcttcttcttcttcttcttcttcttcttcttctttctcctcctcctcctcctcctcttcttcttcttcttcttcttcttcttcttcttcttcttcttcttcttcttcttcttcttcttcttcttcttcttcttcttcttcttctttctcctcctcctcctcctcctcctcctcctcctcttcttcttcttcttcttcttcttcttcttcttcttcttcttcttcttcttcttcttcttcttcttcttcttcttcttcttcttcttctttctcctcctcctcctcctcctcctcctcctcctcctcctcttcttcttcttcttcttcttcccccttctacttaacctaaacctaaactaaaaacctaaactaattaaaactaaactatttaaactaattaaacctaaactaattaaactaaataacctaaactaattaattctaaactgaaaaaacttaaactaaaaaaccttatccaaacagaaaaaaaacaaaaaaacagaaaaaaaaaaatgggaggggctcactgtggggggcggcgacgggtcggggaggggccggcgacggggggccggggcggggcggtggaggaggcagggcggcgggggcccggccggcggggggcccggccggcggggggccggggcggggcggtggaggaggcgtggcggcaggggccggggcggcggggtgccggggcggggcggtggaggaggcggcggggggcgcggggaggcggggggccggggcggcggtggggcgcggggcggcggggggccggggcggggggcgacggggcggtgggccggcggggagccggggcggcgggggcgacggggcggcggcggcggcggcggggtgggaggagaagggcgaggcgaggacgaagtgagtaacgggcggggggtacctgccgttaggcaagtgcctttctgcctctttgccgtccgctagcggacggcaaagaggtgggccgttagaattttttcaaacgagcgggcggtgggggccaccacactctttgccgtcttccagcggacggcaaagattctttgccgtctgctggcagacggcaaagagctggcagatggaaAAGAGCTtcttgccgtcagccttttctttgccgtctgcttatgTTTAGCTGATGGCAAAAAGCTTCTTTGCCGttagctagcagacggcaaagagctggcagatggcaaattagctgattccagtagtgtttgtaacatatcgcgaagcaacaggaatagcacacggcaactggaggttcactcgaatatttattcgtgtgggtataggggtcaatatgggtgtccacggctccgatgttgatcattgatcggaaggggttccgggtcatgtctatacttcaccgaacctatagggtcacacggttaagggtcatctatctgctgaatactagacagggagtctaagagaaaatcaccgaaaaagtttcggacaccgaaaagtttcggacagcggaatcataccgcagagagaggtcatcggataagtttcgataataccgaaaagttgtttcgggatacaccattaagtcaaattggtttcggcacatgcctgataattcttggaggatgccagaatcattctggaagctttttggaattttctgagataaaaaccggaaatgttccggagctgccggagccacttcagatgtgtttcgcagatgaaaatcactaaaaccggaattgtttcggaacgcgttgaaaatcattttagtgggtactggaaattttcttagcccacataaatattttcagttcgatcagacgctgaaaaatttcgtcgtgaatagtgaaaatcagctttatggttactttatggaaagccaccttttggggctttgctccaaaagatcttggggatgacatggatggataggagccattttttgggcccctcatgggggtgtggccgaccacatggggtatccccccttggggaccctcttgttccttggtttcactcctaggtccttgtggaaggacttcattcatgtgcattttgggttttttgtgaaactaccctacccccttgggatttcctataaatagaggtggaggggaagccctccacactcatcccttgctctcatacacatgccatgcattatctggcttcttctctccctcccacgaaaagagtttcatagagccgtaaggctgtctgggttccggcaggaactagttctggacggcgaagccctgccagatagatgacaccgtatgtgtgcaactctgtagagagatcgtagtttcggtcttagttcgtgagtgcctcccgaagggctgtccgtgtgaccgttcgagtttcgaaggtcctcccgaagggctgtccgcgacaccgtccggggggctgttcgaccgcctcctggagggctgtctgaggagcagatgagggtatacatcctcgcggttgggaggttgtaaatcctagctgcggggatctgcaccgccgatcgtcatcgactctacttcccgctgcgctacgagtcggtaacgaaaaagatcaaaccatgtatgcagtctccatagtggtcctgggctggtgcgtaggtcgaaattttttgttttctgctgcgttcccctacacaaaacccccaaacccccccctttcaaaaaaaaaacaaaaacctcagctcctgccaggtgctgacgcgtggatgccaatcggtcccggttggtggcaccaaccgggaccaaaggccctcctgcctgggctccccgcaccagCCACGTGgacgacctttagtcccggttcgtgtaagaaccgggactaaagggctagggcattagtaacgaccctttagtcccggttcctgaaccgggactaaaggcccttatgaaccggggtaaaagccccttttcctaccagtgcaatacaatacgtgccatgCTTCCCCTGCTATCTCTAGGAAAGGACacctcaagattgaacccaaagctaagcacttctcccattgcaagaaagatcaatctagtaggccaaactaaacctataattcgaagagacttgcaaagatatcaaatcatgcatataagaatttagagaagaaccaaataatattcatagataatctgatcataaatccataattcatcggatctcggcaaacacaccacaaaataatattacatcgaatagatctccaagaacatcgaggagaacatggtattgagaatcaaaaagacagaagaagccatctacctactagctatggaaccgaaggtctgtggtaaactactcatgcatcatcggagaggcaatggtgttgatgaagaagccctccgtgatcgaatccccctccggcaggacgccagaaaaggcccctagatgggatctcacgggtacagaatgtTGCGGCGGTGAAAAAATGGTTTTTTGGCTCCTATGGATGTTTTCATGGTATAAGACTATATATAGGCAAAGGAGCTAGGTCAGGAGACCCTCGAGGGGCAcatgaggtagggggcacgccctaccccctggggcgtgctctcctgcctcgtggccgcctcgttgcgtctccgacttcatctccaagtcttctggtttccTTTTGGTCGAAGAAAGATAATcacgaaagtttcattccgtttggactccgtttggtattccttttccgtgaaactctaaaatagacaaaaaaaacagaaacatgCACTGGGctctcggttaataggttagtcccaaaaataatataaaatagcatataaatgcctattaaacatccaaaacagataatataatagcatggaaaaataaaaaattatagatacgttggagacgtatcaagcatccccaagcttaattcctgctcgtcctcgagtaggtaaatgataaaaacagaatttttgatgtggaatgctacgtaatctatttatccatgtaattttctttattgtggcatgaatgttcagatctgaaagattcaaaacaaaagtttaacattgatataaaaacaataatacttcaagcatactaacaaagcaatcatgtcttctcaaaataacatggccaaagaaagttatccctacaaaatcatatagtctggctatgctctatcttcatcacacaaaatatttaaatcatgcacacccccgatgacaagccaagcaattgtttcatacttttgatgtgcTCAAAAATTTTCTATCTTCAcgtaatacatgagcgtgagccatggatatagcactaaggtggaatagaatatggtggttgtggagaagacaaaaagggagaagatagtctcacgtaaattaggcgtatcaacgggcaatggagatgcccatcaatagatatcaatgtgagtgagtagggattgccatgcaacggatgcactagagctataagtgtatgaaagctcaaaaagaaactaagtgagtgtgcatccaaatcgcttgctcacgaagacctagggcattttgagggagcccatcattggaatatacaagtcaagttctataatgaaaattcccactagtatatgaaagtgacaaaataggagactctctatcatgaagatcatggtgctgctttgaagcacaagtgtggaaaaaggatagaaacattgccccttctctctttttctctcatttctttatttgggccttctcttttttatggcctcttttttttctttcttttttttcgtccggagtctcatcccgacttgtgggggaatcatagtctccatcatcctttcctcacatggaacaatgctctaataatgaagatcatcacacttttatttacaactcaatacttagaacaaaaatgactctatgtgaatgcctccggcggtgtactgggatgatGAAGGAATTATGaacgatggctttgccacaaatacgatgtcaactagatgatcatgcaaagcaatatgacaatgatggagcgtgtcataataaatggaacggtggatagttgcatggaaatatatctcggaatggctatggaaatgccataataggtaggtatggtggctgttttgaggaaggtatatggtgggtgtatggtaccggcgaaagttgcggcTGTTTTGAGGCtggcaatggtggaagggtgagagtgcatataatccattgactcaacattagtcaaaaagaactcacatacttattgcaaaaatctattagttatcgaacgaagtactacgcgcatgctcctaaggggatagattggtaggaaaagaccatcgctcgtccccgaccgccactcataaggaagacaatcaataaataaataatgctccaacttcatcacatatcggttcaccatacgtgcatgctacgggaatcacctTAGTTGGTGGATTCTTCTTGGCCAGATCCTCAAAATCTCAATGCACACCACCAAGCAGTCCTCGAGGCGCTTCTCCTTCACCGTGGAGTCGACCCTAATGGTAGTTGTGTCGTCAGAGGAAGCCATAGCTGCGAAATCAATCAATGTTAACACATTTCATCACACAATGAAAAAAATATAAGAATCAAACATCAAAGATTACTTCTAAGCAAATTCATCATGGTGGACACTCTCGCGGATATTTGGACCTTCGGTGATAGTCGAGCTGGGCGAGCCCTTCACGTGTTATGAAGGTATAACAGGAAGAGCTCACCAAGATCGACCATTATCCTGAAAAGTCGATTTTTTCCTCCGAGAACAACTCTAATCGACCGCCGATGATGGTCGCTCTTTCTCTGCTCGTCCTACATGAGAAATATCatagaggaggagcagaggaagggCGTCCCCCCTATGACAACATTCGATAACATCTCTCATCTATCAAATAAGGTGGACACTCGATCTGGTGGTGGTATATATGATGGACACTGTCTCACAGGAATTTGAACTTTCGATGATAGTCAAGCTGGGCGAGCCCTTCATGTGTTATCACGTTATAATAGGAAGAGCTCACACAGATCGACCATCATGATCAGAAGTTGATTTTCTTCCACCAAGAACAACTCTCATCAACACACTCTCAaatatatatggtggacactctctCCTGTGGTGGTATATATGGTGTCGTGCATACGAAGATCTATGGGACAGACAAAAGCCGCTTTGCGGTTCGACTAGGGAGATCAACAAGCACAAAGAGCAGAACTAACAATACACACAAAGATTGAGCTCAAGTACAAGGAGCACTGCTTGCCTGCAAGGATGCACGGGAAGTGCAGCTACGCGTGTAAATGAGTAAAGTGTCGACCTCTATAAAGGTAGCCGTttgcctccttttatagatgaaCGAGTCACAGTGGAAAAACAAACTTTACACAAGGTAAATAGTGGCtacaatgctatcatacctaactcggACGGGTTAGGACAAAGGCATTAAATGCGCCGTGAGGTGTCGTGCTCGGACGGGTTAGGACAAAGGCATTAAATGCGCCGTGAGGTGTCGTGCTGGTGTTACTTGCCGGCAAAGATTGTCTCTCCTTCTGAGTCGTTTACCTAGCTACCTCATATTATCTGGACACGCCACCAGGACGGGTGTCATTAAAGTTGGTTGTTTGGCAGCAAGCTGACACGTGCTAACTATCTAACTATTTAAACATGTCTTGTTACTTGTCCGtgggcaaggtgggactaaagttTCCCTGGAGCCCGATCTTTACCTAGAGCACGACTCGGCAAGTGTTTATGTGCCAAGAGCGGCCCTCGGTACAGGTGCGGTTGGATTATAAATTAAAAAAAAGTGCCCGGTACAGGTGCGGTTGGATTGTAAATTAATAAAAAGTGCCGGCACCCATTCTTTAGGATATGGATTGCCATCATAAACATTCTCTGTCCGAAGATGAAGATTCATAGTGACAATACATATTCTTAATATTGAAGAAAAGCTTAATGTGGTTAGACTATCAAACTATTTAAACATCTCTTTTTGCTTGTCGGTAGGCGTGGTGGGACTAATGTTTGCCAAATCTTTGTTGAGAGGTGCTCTCGGCAAATAGGTGCAACCGTGATCATGTCGTTATTAGCCGCCGGATGTGCCGCATGGCATCTTTGGCGTGCGGCGGCTTCTTGGCTCCCGGCAAATAGTGCCTTTGCCGAGTATTGTCTTTTTGCCGAGGTCTACTCTTGGCAATATCATATGTTACTTTACCGAATTTCCGTGGTTTGGCTCTCGGCGAAGAGCCTAGCATCCGGCGTATACGAAAATTCCAGTAGTGACAGATGCACGTAGGGATGTAAATGACAAATAAACGGCGCCTGCAAGTCCTGAGATAGCTTTAGTTAGCTTGATAGTTcaaccctcccccccccccccacacaaaAAAGGAACATTATTGAACTGTTAGATATAAGTGGGTTTACGGGATTAGCCGGGTCCTGTTTAGATTGCTAGGTGCACAGGTTGATGACTAATGCTATTAACTCTTGAACAAAAAAAAATAGTGATTTATTACTCGATCCATGCTTCTCAAACTTTTGTTCTGATTACTCATCTTCGTACAAACTTGTTAAACAATCGTACCGGGTGTACTAAACTTGTTAAACCTGGCTTTCATCATTTCAACTCGGTTACGTACTGCCTAGATGGAAAATGATGCACGCAAGTTGCAGAATCAGACTTACAGTCCTTTAAATAGTACGTACAACAGTTGATTAATCTAGTGAAAGCGAAGTTTTGGCGAAGGCGCTAGCTAGGGAACATTGACTAGTACGAAATAACCACGTACGAAAGCGACCGGTGTGTATAGACCACCGATGATGTGTGTGGACAACGTGGTCGCTCGCGAGGCCACGCAGGTAACAGTGACGAGTCTTTGCGCCACGGTGCCTCCACTGCCAGCCAGCCACAACACCGCCACGGCGCCACTCCCCGGACATCATCTGGTGGTGCTATGTGATGGCGCTTTGTCTTACGCCAGCGAGAGATTGAGAGTGATCACTCGTacgtagctagctagctagggcTCTCAGGACTAACATATAACGTCACTTGTTAATTGGCTCAGCAACTAGTATTAACCTGGGCTTGGATCAAGCTATAATGAATCTGTAACCCGTCCCTTGATCGCACACACCTTTCAATTGAACAGATCTATCGATCGAGAGGATGGGGAGGGCGCCTTGCTGCGAGAAGGTGGGGCTGAAGCGAGGAAGGTGGACGGCGAAGGAGGATGACACTCTCGCAAAATACATTGCTGGGCACGGCGAGGGCTCATGGAGGTCTCTGCCCAAGAATGCGGGTAAATATGGCATAAGCTGTTTTGCTTGTTCAACTTAATTAGTTGAATCTTCAAGATCAGACAGACTACTTAACTAGCTATACCTTCATGACTAACATGAGGGAGTACTACAAATATGTTAATATGTTCCAGCTTCCCATTGTATTAATACTGCAGAGCTACTGAGGTGTGGCAAGAGCTGCAGGCTACGGTGGGTCAACTACCTGAGGGACGGGGTGAGGAGGGGCAACTTCTCTAAGGAGGAAGACGATCTCATCGTCAAGCTCCATGCTACATTAGGCAACAGGTACGGGCCTTGGATTACTCCACCattaataatatatatatatatatatatatatatatatatatatatatatatatatatatggaaaatCCTTACTACCATCTGGCATATTAAGATCCCAGTTTTGCAAGGGGGTGATGTACTTCTATCGTCTTTATTTTCTTCGCATAGGGCATGTACGGTGCTGCTGTCTTAGGAGTGTCAAGTAGGATAAATGCCGAGATGGAGGAAAGAAATAATAAGAAAAGgcttgtcttctcttatttaagagaTGATATCTTAACACAATATATCTCATCATGTTTATAGCAATAGCTGGTTATTGAAGATATGGCTAAAATATAACCCATTGTAGAAAAATatttttgtcatctctaaattacaggCAACACTTGATATAAAGATTGTCTTATCAACCATTGTGCATGCCCTTATTAAGGGGATTAAGATTCCAAGAAGGTTTGAAGTTACCTTTTTAGTAATGGCAGGATTCTTACATTCATTAAGAATAAAATATTTGCTCGTAAATTAGAAAAAACCGAGCGAAAATCAAGTTGCCCAGTTGATTATGAAAAACTAGGTGAAAAAACATCACAACCGCTGAGCGGCGTATATAAGGTACCTCACTCACACCATTATAATGAGGGTTTTGCCGAGACAGCGCACACGCGTCATCATCATCGCTCCTCCCCAAGATGTGTCATCTCCATCCCTGAACCTTGACAAAATGACTTTGACTTCGCCGTAGGCGATCATGGACTCAACCCCACATTGAAGAGGCCTTATGGGGCTATATGAAGATTTGCATCATGACTCAGACACCTGCAACTAGACAGCCCAACTCCATCTCTGAGAAGAGCCGCAAAGGAGAACTAGGCACGGCTGCGCCGCAGAAGATCATTGAAAGAACCACCTGCTGCTCGTCATCGTACGCTACCAAGCCCCGCCAGTAGATCTTTGACTTCACGGCAGCAAACCAGCCGAGACAATCTCACAGACACATTCGAGAGGAGCGAACTACTTCAACTAATGTCATGTCTCTGACATTGCTCCCAATCATTTTTGCCATAGAAGCCCTGATGCCAACACCTACATGGAGAGCAACCTCATTGCCCACACAACACGAGGTCAAACACGCTCGATGCCGCCGAAATCTCTTGATCGCCGCCCTGACCTTCATCTGCCAGGCTGTGCCCTACGCAATCCACCATTGCCACCTTTCGAGGCCGCCACCCCAACATGCCACCACTCGCACTCGAGTTGCAACGTCACATGACCCGCAACCAATGCTGCTTAGGGAAACGACACCTAGACCATGAACGCCACACCACATCCTAGGCCTGTCAACCCGACATGCCACCACACACTCTTGACCGGCAATGACGTACGACGCAGATGATCGCAGTGCACGCTGCTCAAGACAACCACACGCAGACCACGAACGCTACACCCTATCTGGGGGCTCCTCCCAGACATACTGTCCAACCGCCTCTGCTAGGGCACGTTGACCGGGCTGACAAACCTGCAAACCAATTATCCCAAGATTTCCACGGAAGCGAAGGCCAAGCCGCTGCACCGCCTCATGGAGCTTCCTCGCGCAATGCTTTCGAAGGTCGCCGCCAAGGCACACATCAGCCGTTTGGGGCCGCTGCCCTGGCCTCCACCAGGAGAAACTGGTCGCACTAAGCACAATCTAGCTCTCCCAAGAAACATACCCAAGGAGGAAACGACGAAGGTGCTGCCGTATCCCACTCCGGAAACCATCTGGAGCTTAGGTTTTTACTCGGAGAGCCCAAGCCCCTAGTAGAGGAAGTGGAGTTCCACGGGGATGCCTCCAAGAAGGGAAACAATGCCCGAAAAACTGCCACCATCGACGGCACCCGATAGTTATGTTATGGCTTTTGCTTGGAACACACCAATACCTACATAGGCCTGCAGA comes from Aegilops tauschii subsp. strangulata cultivar AL8/78 unplaced genomic scaffold, Aet v6.0 ptg000547l_obj, whole genome shotgun sequence and encodes:
- the LOC141031607 gene encoding transcription factor Y1-like, producing MGRAPCCEKVGLKRGRWTAKEDDTLAKYIAGHGEGSWRSLPKNAELLRCGKSCRLRWVNYLRDGVRRGNFSKEEDDLIVKLHATLGNRRSWTQPHIEEALWGYMKICIMTQTPATRQPNSISEKSRKGELGTAAPQKIIERTTCCSSSYATKPRQ